One part of the Pseudomonadota bacterium genome encodes these proteins:
- a CDS encoding dimethyladenosine transferase produces the protein MSVTRFVPAPAQVIFDLLADPAMHAVIDGSGTVKNARSDAPKRLSLGAQFGMDMRIGLPYKITNEVVEFEEARRIAWRHFGGHVWRYMLEPAEGGTQVTEQFDWNTSKAAALLELTGAMGRNKNSIRATLERMAKHFGET, from the coding sequence ATCTCGGTCACTCGCTTCGTCCCCGCCCCTGCGCAAGTCATATTCGATCTGCTCGCCGACCCTGCCATGCACGCCGTCATCGACGGGTCAGGAACAGTGAAGAACGCCCGCAGCGACGCCCCGAAGCGCCTCTCGCTGGGAGCGCAGTTCGGCATGGACATGAGGATCGGTCTGCCCTACAAGATCACCAACGAGGTGGTCGAGTTCGAGGAAGCCCGGCGCATCGCGTGGCGACACTTTGGTGGGCACGTCTGGCGCTACATGCTCGAGCCCGCCGAGGGCGGCACCCAGGTCACCGAGCAGTTCGACTGGAACACCAGCAAGGCCGCGGCCCTGCTCGAACTGACGGGCGCGATGGGTCGCAACAAGAACAGCATCCGGGCCACCCTCGAGCGAATGGCGAAGCACTTCGGCGAGACGTAG